GCCACCGGCCACAGACTGTGCAATAAAGCATGAACCCAACGTGGCGACGATTGTGGGTCGTTGTTCATGGAAACAGACGCTCGGCATAAACCATGGCCTTAAACATTCATCCTGTCTTGCATCACCGCCGATTGTCAATAAAGCTAGAGAGACTGCTTGAACATGGCTCGACGGTGTCGATCGGGAAAATCACTGTCCGAAATTCGATCTTCCCACTCCCGGAGGCGTCAGGTTAATTCGCCGCCACATTCTTAACCAGCCCTTCGCTCATGCCACAGACAAATCCCGCGATTTTCTTGTCCGTCGTTATCCCGGCGTTTAACGAGGAAGCGCGTTTGGCTGAAACCTTGGCAGCGGTCGGAAATTTTCTCAATCGCCAAGCGTACTCCTGGGAAGTAGTCGTCGTGGACGATGGCTCCACTGATCAAACCGCGCGGGTCGTGACCGATGTCCGCGCATTGGATGCCCGGTTCCAATTGCTGCAATACCAGCAAAATCGGGGCAAGGGATATGCAGTCCGTTATGGCATGCTGCACACCAGCGGAAAGTACCGTCTGTTTATGGATGCCGACAACTCCACAGCCATTGATCACATCGCCCAGTTTCTCACGCTACTGGAAACGGGAACCGACATGGTCATCGGCTCGCGCGCCGTCTCAGGCGCCAATGTTCTCGTTCACCAACCGCGCGGGAAGGAATGGTTGGGAAAGCTCGGGAATCGATGGATCCGGTTTTGGGCGGTCCCGGGCATTAAGGACACGCAGGCAGGTTTCAAAGCGTTCCGTGCTGAAGCGGCAGAAAACCTTTTCTCCTTGCTGACGATCGACCGTTGGGGCTTCGACGTGGAACTTTTGGCCATCGCACAACACCGAGGCTACAAAATTGCCGAGTGCCCTATCCGTTGGACCAACGATCCGCATTCCAAGGTAACGCCCCGAGCCTACCTTGAAGTGCTGAAGGAAGTGCTGAAAGTGCGGCTTAATCTCTGGAGAGGCCTTTATTGAGCCAATCACTTTCCGCCGCGCATAGCATCGTCTCTAATCGATCAAACCAGCGGCCGCCGCTGGCACTCAGCGCATGCTAGACTTTCCATAGTACCGAACGCCGTTCGGACCGTGTTGCCTATCTGTTTAAGGGAACTGCTCCATGCAGCGATTACAAATCATAACGTCGTTGGTGGTTTTGGCGGCGGCAGCATTACTCATCAACCGGGCTGCCGCTGATGAATTGGAAAACGATTTTCTAAAATTGCAGGGCACGTGGACGCTGTACTACGCCGAATGGGAAGGCTCCAGTTTCCTCCCCGGCGCAAGCGTTCGACTGGAAATGAATAACGATCGTTACCTTTTGGCGCCTAATACGCCTTCCGCCACTTTAGGCGGTTTCGCCCTGTTCCAAATGACCTGGCCCAGACAAATCAATTACGTCCCGCTCACCGGTCCCAACGCGGGACAAATGTGCTTGGGAATTTATAGCGTGACTGGGAACATCCAAATGGTTTGCTTTGCCCCGCCGGGTCAGCCTCGGCCAACGGATTTCACGACCTTTCCAGGAAGCGGTCGCATGTTGAACGTCTGGCTCAAACAACAGTGACCCTCGGTCAAAGACGAGCCTGAATATCCGCTCGTCCTTATTTCTGGAAACTAATGCGGCTCAGCCTGTACGAAT
The nucleotide sequence above comes from Pirellulales bacterium. Encoded proteins:
- a CDS encoding dolichyl-phosphate beta-glucosyltransferase, with the protein product MPQTNPAIFLSVVIPAFNEEARLAETLAAVGNFLNRQAYSWEVVVVDDGSTDQTARVVTDVRALDARFQLLQYQQNRGKGYAVRYGMLHTSGKYRLFMDADNSTAIDHIAQFLTLLETGTDMVIGSRAVSGANVLVHQPRGKEWLGKLGNRWIRFWAVPGIKDTQAGFKAFRAEAAENLFSLLTIDRWGFDVELLAIAQHRGYKIAECPIRWTNDPHSKVTPRAYLEVLKEVLKVRLNLWRGLY
- a CDS encoding TIGR03067 domain-containing protein → MQRLQIITSLVVLAAAALLINRAAADELENDFLKLQGTWTLYYAEWEGSSFLPGASVRLEMNNDRYLLAPNTPSATLGGFALFQMTWPRQINYVPLTGPNAGQMCLGIYSVTGNIQMVCFAPPGQPRPTDFTTFPGSGRMLNVWLKQQ